In Sphingomonas sp. SUN019, one genomic interval encodes:
- the glyS gene encoding glycine--tRNA ligase subunit beta, producing MTDFLLELRSEEIPARMQARAREDLAKLFAAELAKSGLSATGTVTYATPRRLALIARGLPAATQAVSEEMKGPKTAAPAQALEGFLRKTGLTRDQLTERDGVLYAITEKPGSATADVLAEAIPAIVRAFPWPKSMRWGAASTTTESLKWVRPLQGIVALFGDDVVPCAIAGIISGAATVGHRFHHPGVITIGNAADYAEKLRACHVIVDQDERQSIIAIGAQMAAAKAGLTLVRDEGLLIENAGLTEWPVPLLGRFDQEYLTVPPEVIQLTARVNQKYFVCNDAEGRLANAFICTANIDATDGGATIVEGNRKVLAARLSDARFFYDTDLKVPLEDQAEKLKKIVFHEKLGTVADKVDRVAKLARWLVEEGIISSSPARGGGSRSETEGYHPLDSATPLRRSAPPPLAGEDRVELATLAERAARLCKADLVTGMVGEFPELQGLMGGYYATAQNEDPRVAAAIRDHYKPVGQGDDVPTAPVTVAVSLADKLDTLATFFFINEMPSGSRDPYALRRAALAIIRIIVDLNIRLEIGNAAQFSLAIFAGRSLGNIQADKLENVVAVLRAAGVKVDAEDIQSLSANLLDQAAGEEGQRKFFVEPTERALRSMISFFADRLKVQQREAGVRHDLIDAVFALGGEDDLVRLLARVRALQAFVGTADGANLLAGYKRAANILKKEGYPTLITSTVTPAKVGVHNHDGPDVADGSATMDSRIRGNDDGGEAIDAPKQLSYTPEKAEADLITALDAAEPAAAHAVADEDFAAAMTALATLRAPIDAFFETVTVNDPDPEMRAARLALLARVRAAVHNVADFSKIDG from the coding sequence ATGACCGATTTCCTCCTAGAACTCCGCTCTGAAGAGATCCCCGCGCGGATGCAGGCGCGCGCGCGTGAAGACCTTGCGAAACTCTTCGCCGCAGAACTCGCCAAATCCGGCTTGAGCGCAACCGGGACCGTGACCTACGCCACCCCCCGCCGCCTCGCACTCATTGCCCGCGGCCTCCCCGCCGCGACGCAGGCCGTAAGCGAGGAAATGAAAGGCCCAAAGACCGCCGCTCCCGCACAAGCGCTGGAAGGGTTCCTCCGGAAAACCGGCCTGACCCGCGACCAACTGACCGAACGTGACGGCGTCCTCTACGCGATCACCGAAAAGCCCGGTAGCGCGACCGCCGACGTGCTGGCCGAGGCGATCCCCGCCATCGTCCGCGCCTTTCCCTGGCCCAAATCGATGCGCTGGGGCGCGGCCTCGACCACCACCGAGAGCCTGAAATGGGTCCGCCCGTTGCAGGGCATCGTCGCGCTGTTCGGCGACGACGTGGTGCCGTGCGCAATCGCCGGGATAATCAGCGGCGCGGCGACGGTCGGCCACCGCTTCCACCACCCCGGCGTCATCACGATCGGCAACGCCGCCGATTACGCCGAGAAACTCCGCGCCTGCCACGTCATCGTCGACCAGGACGAACGCCAGTCGATCATCGCGATCGGCGCGCAGATGGCCGCGGCGAAGGCGGGCCTCACGCTCGTCCGCGACGAAGGGCTGCTGATCGAGAACGCCGGGCTGACCGAATGGCCCGTGCCGCTGCTCGGCCGCTTCGACCAGGAATATCTGACCGTCCCGCCCGAGGTGATCCAGCTGACGGCGCGCGTGAACCAGAAGTATTTCGTGTGTAACGATGCCGAAGGGCGACTGGCCAACGCCTTCATCTGCACCGCCAACATCGACGCCACCGACGGCGGCGCGACGATCGTCGAGGGCAACCGCAAGGTGCTCGCCGCGCGATTGAGCGACGCGCGCTTCTTCTACGACACCGACCTGAAGGTGCCGCTGGAAGACCAGGCGGAGAAGCTGAAGAAGATCGTCTTCCACGAAAAACTTGGAACGGTCGCGGACAAAGTCGACCGCGTCGCGAAACTGGCACGATGGCTGGTGGAAGAGGGGATAATCTCATCCTCCCCTGCAAGGGGAGGTGGCTCGCGTAGCGAGACGGAGGGGTATCACCCTCTAGATAGCGCGACACCCCTCCGGCGCTCCGCGCCACCTCCCCTTGCAGGGGAGGATCGAGTAGAACTCGCCACCCTCGCCGAACGCGCCGCGCGCCTGTGCAAGGCCGACCTCGTCACCGGCATGGTCGGCGAATTCCCCGAACTCCAGGGCCTGATGGGCGGCTATTACGCCACCGCGCAAAACGAAGACCCCCGCGTCGCCGCCGCGATCCGCGACCATTACAAACCGGTCGGGCAGGGCGACGACGTCCCCACCGCGCCCGTAACGGTCGCGGTGTCGCTGGCGGACAAGCTGGATACGTTGGCGACTTTCTTTTTCATCAATGAAATGCCGTCTGGTTCGCGCGACCCATACGCGCTCAGGCGAGCTGCTCTAGCCATCATTCGGATTATTGTTGATCTCAATATCAGGCTCGAAATCGGAAACGCCGCACAGTTCAGCCTTGCGATCTTTGCCGGTCGCTCGCTGGGGAATATACAGGCGGACAAACTTGAGAATGTTGTCGCCGTGCTCCGCGCTGCTGGCGTGAAAGTGGACGCAGAGGACATTCAGTCTCTTTCGGCCAACTTGCTTGATCAGGCTGCCGGCGAAGAGGGACAGCGCAAATTTTTCGTTGAGCCGACAGAACGTGCTTTGCGGAGCATGATCAGCTTCTTCGCCGATCGCCTGAAAGTCCAGCAACGCGAGGCAGGCGTCCGCCACGACCTGATCGACGCGGTGTTTGCACTCGGTGGCGAAGACGATCTCGTCCGCCTGCTCGCCCGCGTCCGCGCGCTGCAGGCGTTCGTCGGGACCGCGGACGGAGCGAATTTGCTCGCGGGATACAAGCGGGCGGCGAATATTTTGAAGAAGGAGGGGTATCCCACCCTCATAACATCCACCGTCACCCCCGCGAAGGTGGGGGTCCATAATCACGACGGCCCGGATGTAGCCGATGGATCAGCGACTATGGATTCCCGCATTCGCGGGAATGACGACGGTGGTGAGGCGATCGACGCGCCGAAACAACTTTCCTACACGCCCGAAAAAGCGGAAGCGGACCTAATCACCGCGCTCGACGCCGCCGAACCCGCCGCCGCCCACGCGGTCGCGGACGAGGACTTCGCCGCTGCGATGACTGCGCTCGCCACGCTGCGTGCGCCGATCGATGCGTTCTTTGAGACCGTGACCGTCAACGATCCCGACCCCGAAATGCGGGCCGCTCGGCTCGCGCTGCTTGCACGGGTTCGTGCTGCAGTGCACAATGTCGCCGACTTTTCGAAGATCGACGGATAG
- a CDS encoding glycine--tRNA ligase subunit alpha yields the protein MILRLHQYWSDRGCVILQPYDMEMGAGTFHPATTLRALGPDTWNAAFVQPCRRPTDGRYGENPNRLQHYYQYQVILKPSPPDLQELYLGSLSAIGVDMSLHDIRFVEDDWESPTLGAWGLGWEVWCDGMEVTQFTYFQQMGGFDMKPVAGELTYGLERLAMYIQNVDNVYDLAFNDAGVSYGDVFLENEKQMSTWNFEVADTDTLFDLFRKAVAESENSLAAKLPIPAYEQAIKASHTFNLLQARGVISVAERQAYMGRVRDLAKASCQAWMDRNGWAA from the coding sequence ATGATTCTGCGGCTCCACCAATATTGGTCAGATCGCGGCTGCGTGATCCTGCAGCCGTACGACATGGAAATGGGCGCGGGCACGTTCCATCCCGCCACGACGCTGCGCGCGCTCGGCCCGGACACCTGGAACGCCGCCTTCGTCCAGCCCTGCCGCCGCCCGACCGACGGCCGCTATGGCGAGAACCCGAACCGGCTGCAGCATTATTACCAATATCAGGTGATCCTGAAGCCCAGCCCGCCCGATTTGCAGGAACTCTACCTCGGCAGCCTGTCCGCGATCGGCGTCGACATGAGCCTGCACGACATCCGCTTCGTCGAGGACGATTGGGAATCGCCCACACTCGGTGCCTGGGGCCTCGGCTGGGAGGTGTGGTGCGACGGGATGGAGGTGACGCAATTCACCTATTTCCAGCAGATGGGCGGCTTCGACATGAAGCCCGTCGCGGGCGAACTGACCTACGGGCTGGAGCGTCTGGCGATGTACATCCAGAACGTCGATAATGTGTACGATCTGGCGTTCAACGATGCCGGCGTATCGTATGGCGACGTGTTTCTCGAGAACGAGAAGCAGATGTCGACGTGGAACTTCGAGGTCGCCGACACCGACACTCTGTTCGACCTGTTCCGCAAGGCGGTCGCCGAAAGCGAGAACTCACTAGCCGCCAAACTCCCGATCCCGGCGTACGAACAAGCGATCAAGGCCAGCCACACGTTCAATCTATTGCAAGCCCGCGGCGTCATCTCCGTCGCCGAACGCCAAGCCTACATGGGCCGCGTCCGCGACCTCGCGAAGGCAAGCTGCCAGGCCTGGATGGATCGCAACGGGTGGGCAGCGTGA